The sequence below is a genomic window from Cerasicoccus sp. TK19100.
TCCTGCGCCAGGAAATGCAGCAGGTATTTTCCCTCAAATTCCTCGCCAGGCAAGAAATCGCTGATGGGCCACACATGCCGCGGCTTGATTTTCAGCTTCGCGACCTCGTCGGCATATTCGCCGCCTTTCCAGTAAACGAGGCCGTTTTCCAGCGAATGCTTTTTGCCACGGCGGCCGAGCTTTTTGATCCAGCCGCAGAACTGGGGCAGCTCCTTGACCGCGCGGCCGGTAATGAAATCGAACTCGCGCTTAATGGCCTCCGCGCGGCAATTGCGGACCTCGACATTTTCCAGGCCCAGTTGCTTGGCGATGTCTTCAACGACCATGATTTTCTTGCCCACGGAGTCCACCAGTGTGAAGTGCGCCTGCGGATAACAGATGGCCATGACCAAGCCCGGCAGACCCCCACCGGTGCCAACATCGATCACGCGCGCGCCACCCATTAGCTTGAGCACGCGGGTAACGACCAGACAATGCGCGAGGTGTTTTTCCTCCAGGCGCTCAATGTCTTTGCGCGAAACGAGGTTAATCTTAGCGTTCCAATCACGCATCAGCGCGGCCCATTCTGTTAGGCGGCTCCAGGTTTCGTCAGTCAGGTCGGGAAAATGTTGTTTGATGGTGTCCACGTTTTGAAAAGTCACGTTATGCAGGGTGTTTTTCCGGCAGGCAATCGCAATTGATGCTTGCAACGCATCAAATCATCCGAATATTTTGATGCGTTTAGATTATGTCCGAAAAAGTGCAGCCAAAACCATTTACTAAGAAGGGCCAGCAGCTCGCTGATCTGCTCGCCGAGCGCATCGTGTTTCTCGATGGCGCAATGGGAACCATGATCCAGCAGTACAAGCTGGAAGAAAAAGATTTCCGAGATGACTCCCTGGCCGATGCTCCGGGCGACCTGAAGGGCAACAACGACCTGCTCAGCTTTACGCGCCCGGATATTATCAGTGAAATCCACCGCCAGTTTTTCGAGGCCGGCGCGGACATCATTGAGACGAACACCTTTAGCGGCACGACGATCGCCCAGGCCGACTACAAGCTCGAGTCCCGTGTGCGCGACATCAACGTCGAGTCCGCCAAGCTCGCGCGCAAGGTCGCCGACGAAATTTCCGAAAAAGAAGGCCGCCCGACTTTTGTGGCTGGTGCCATGGGGCCGACGAATCGCACTGCATCGCTCTCGCCGGACGTCAACCGCCCGGAATACCGTGCGACCAGCTACGACGAGCTCTACAAGGCCTACTACGAGCAGGCCGAGCAACTGATCGAAGGCGGCGTGGATCTGCTGTTGCCGGAGACGACTTTTGACACCCTGAACCTGAAGGCCGCGTTGCACGCGATTGCCGATTTGCAGGATACCTTGCCTGAGCGCATTCCGGTCATCGTGTCGGTGACGATTACCGATAAGTCCGGCCGCACTTTGTCCGGCCAAACCGTTGAAGCGTGCTGGAATTCAATCCGCCACGCCAAGCCGCTTTGCG
It includes:
- the rsmG gene encoding 16S rRNA (guanine(527)-N(7))-methyltransferase RsmG, translated to MTFQNVDTIKQHFPDLTDETWSRLTEWAALMRDWNAKINLVSRKDIERLEEKHLAHCLVVTRVLKLMGGARVIDVGTGGGLPGLVMAICYPQAHFTLVDSVGKKIMVVEDIAKQLGLENVEVRNCRAEAIKREFDFITGRAVKELPQFCGWIKKLGRRGKKHSLENGLVYWKGGEYADEVAKLKIKPRHVWPISDFLPGEEFEGKYLLHFLAQDLQNAKTIT